A single Anopheles funestus chromosome 2RL, idAnoFuneDA-416_04, whole genome shotgun sequence DNA region contains:
- the LOC125765220 gene encoding ras-interacting protein RIP3-like — protein sequence VRLKGYYHFADAPTVSQHQQQQQQQQHQQHQQQQQQQQHQQYQQHQQPTEHDQEWLELAQLSNSANYARHGGSYLQTNRYVYHRHHHQPQQDQHSAQRPSTVSVGSPELDDDDYEDQRSRGFAAACNSSASSSSSTSDTSPHNISF from the coding sequence GTGCGGTTGAAAGGCTACTACCACTTTGCAGACGCACCGACTGTGTCccagcaccaacagcagcagcagcaacagcagcaccagcagcaccagcagcagcaacagcaacagcagcatcaacagTATCAACAACACCAGCAGCCAACTGAGCACGACCAGGAATGGTTGGAGCTTGCGCAGCTCAGCAACTCAGCGAACTACGCACGTCACGGCGGTAGCTATCTGCAGACCAATCGTTACGTGTACcatcgtcaccatcatcaaccGCAGCAAGATCAGCATTCGGCACAGCGGCCATCCACCGTGTCCGTCGGTAGTCCCGAGCTGGATGACGACGATTACGAGGACCAGCGCAGCAGAGGGTTTGCCGCGGCATGCAACAGCAGTGCATCGTCATCGAGCAGTACCTCCGATACGTCACCGCACAATATATCGTTTTAG
- the LOC125763083 gene encoding protein fork head, which yields MQKLYPESSINTSSSMAVGGGTGGGNMSPMATTYSSMNSMGMAVGGMTSVSPQGGGFGATVLGSPGMGGMGAAMNSMSGNCLTSTPIGYSSMGSPISNMGSCMGGNGMSTMAAMSGYSSVAGSREVLGDPSSPNSVALQRARTEKPAATYRRNYTHAKPPYSYISLITMAIQNNPHKMLTLAEIYQFIMDLFPFYRQNQQRWQNSIRHSLSFNDCFVKVPRTPDKPGKGSFWTLHPDSGNMFENGCYLRRQKRFKDEKKEVLRSLHKSPAHGGSLDAVGSPDKKDPNEEHHHHHHHHSHSHHSHRTEHVSKLSAADTHGMLNSAHGKDADALAMLHATADLCLAQQSHSQHGGTHHPTHHHHHHPAHQQLQQEELTAMVNRCHPSLLGEYHSMHLKQEPAGYTPSSHPFSITRLLPTESKADIKMYEMSQYAGYNGLSPLPNSHAAAAALGQDSYYHQSLGYHHASTGTTSL from the coding sequence atgcaaaagcttTATCCGGAAAGCTCGATCAACACGAGCAGTAGTATGGCGGTCGGTGGTGGTACCGGTGGCGGCAACATGAGCCCAATGGCCACCACGTACAGCAGCATGAACAGTATGGGTATGGCGGTCGGTGGCATGACGTCGGTATCACCGCAGGGCGGTGGATTCGGGGCTACGGTACTCGGCAGCCCGGGAATGGGTGGGATGGGTGCCGCCATGAACAGTATGTCCGGTAACTGTCTCACCTCGACCCCGATCGGGTACAGCTCGATGGGATCACCGATCAGCAATATGGGTTCGTGCATGGGTGGCAACGGTATGAGCACGATGGCAGCAATGTCCGGCTACTCGAGCGTAGCCGGAAGCCGGGAAGTACTCGGTGATCCCAGCTCACCCAACTCGGTCGCACTGCAGCGGGCACGGACAGAAAAACCGGCGGCTACGTACCGGCGGAACTATACGCACGCGAAACCACCCTACTCGTACATCTCCCTGATCACGATGGCCATCCAGAACAACCCGCACAAGATGCTGACGCTTGCCGAGATATATCAGTTCATCATGGATCTGTTTCCGTTCTACCGGCAGAACCAGCAGCGGTGGCAGAACTCGATTCGGCATTCGCTCAGCTTTAACGATTGCTTCGTGAAGGTACCGCGCACACCGGACAAACCGGGCAAGGGTTCGTTCTGGACGCTGCATCCGGACTCGGGCAATATGTTCGAGAACGGGTGCTATCTGAGGCGCCAGAAGCGCTTCAAGGACGAGAAGAAGGAGGTGTTGCGTTCGCTGCACAAGAGTCCGGCGCACGGCGGCAGCCTGGATGCGGTCGGCAGCCCGGACAAGAAGGATCCGAACGAGgagcatcaccatcatcaccatcatcacagcCACAGCCATCACAGCCACCGGACGGAGCATGTGTCGAAGCTGAGCGCGGCCGATACGCACGGCATGCTGAACAGTGCGCACGGTAAAGATGCGGACGCGCTGGCAATGCTGCACGCGACGGCCGACTTATGCTTAGCCCAACAATCTCATTCACAGCATGGTGGTACGCACCATCCTacgcatcaccatcatcatcatccggcgcaccagcagctgcagcaggaGGAATTGACGGCTATGGTAAATCGTTGCCACCCTTCGCTGCTTGGTGAATATCACTCGATGCACCTGAAGCAGGAACCGGCCGGCTACACACCCTCTAGTCACCCGTTCTCGATTACGCGGCTGCTACCGACCGAATCGAAGGCCGACATCAAGATGTACGAGATGAGCCAGTACGCCGGTTACAATGGGTTGAGCCCGCTGCCCAACTCACACGCGGCCGCGGCCGCCCTCGGGCAGGACTCGTACTATCACCAGAGCCTCGGTTACCACCATGCGTCCACGGGTACGACCAGCTTGTGA